A stretch of the Lactuca sativa cultivar Salinas chromosome 9, Lsat_Salinas_v11, whole genome shotgun sequence genome encodes the following:
- the LOC111885373 gene encoding uncharacterized protein LOC111885373 isoform X1 produces MTFVMDHDKKILLIILMYLYVRYFWKRGVKRVRDNDSEMTGHEFTLELLHRNPLQCLEVLRMSRESFVRLCAHFRVNYALKDSKHVSVEEKMAMFLMMIGHNQRYVIIKRRFQHSKQTIHKFFHEVLAKMLLFAHDIIVPTSFNPNPNIPGHNRRLRRVFKGAVGALDGTLIHAVVPANKQDLYRSRGKGDCYQNVLAICDFNMMFTFVVAGWEGIAHDSRILLEALANPHAPFPLPPPDKYYLCDAAYANIRGFMAPYRNVRYWLGDFRRRRALTNKEKFNHGHAKLRNVIERAFGVLKARFPILKRMAPFSLVTQRNITLACFALHNFIRREGLRDEFFARYDEPNVSVRNNNAVVDNDEDEIPTHGTAADREYMSQLRDEIAEQLMQNME; encoded by the exons GTTTGTAATGGATCACGACAAAAAGATACTACTCATAATTCTTATGTACTTGTATGTCCGCTACTTTTGGAAGAGGGGTGTAAAACGAGTGCGGGACAACGATTCGGAAATGACAGGacatgaatttacgttagagttacTTCACCGTAATCCTCTACAATGTCTTGAAGTGTTACGCATGTCTCGTGAATCATTTGTCCGACTATGTGCTCATTTTAGAGTAAACTACGCGTTAAAGGATAGCAAACATGTGTCGGTTGAGGAGAAGATGGCTATGTTTTTGATGATGATCGGTCATAACCAACGTTATGTGATTATCAAGCGGAGATTTCAACACTCAAAGCAAACAATTCATAAGTTTTTTCATGAAGTGTTGGCCAAAATGTTGCTTTTCGCACATGACATTATAGTACCAACATCTTTTAATCCGAATCCAAACATTCCGGGACATAATAGGAGGCTACGACGGGTGTTCAAGGGAGCAGTTGGTGCACTTgatggcactttgatacatgcTGTTGTCCCTGCAAACAAACAGGATTTATATAGAAGTAGGGGAAAAGGCGATTGTTACCAAAACGTATTGGCAATATGTGACTTTAACATGATGTTTACGTTTGTTGTTGCCGGTTGGGAAGGGATAGCACACGATTCTAGAATTTTATTAGAAGCATTAGCAAATCCACATGCACCATTCCCGCTTCCACCTCCAG ATAAATATTATCTATGTGATGCCGCCTATGCAAACATTCGAGGTTTTATGGCACCGTACCGTAATGTTAGGTATTGGCTTGGAGATTTCCGTCGAAGACGTGCATTAAcgaataaagaaaaatttaaccATGGACACGCAAAACTTCGGAATGTCATTGAACGTGCTTTTGGTGTCTTGAAAGCACGATTCCCTATACTGAAGAGGATGGCACCATTCTCGTTGGTTACACAACGAAACATTACTCTAGCATGTTTTGCGCTTCATAATTTTATAAGAAGAGAGGGACTACGTGATGAGTTTTTTGCACGATATGATGAACCAAATGTCTCGGTTCGGAATAACAATGCGGTCGTTGATAATGATGAAGATGAGATTCCAACACATGGTACTGCTGCGGACCGTGAATATATGAGCCAGTTACGGGATGAAATTGCCGAACAATTGATGCAAAATATGGAATGA
- the LOC111885373 gene encoding uncharacterized protein LOC111885373 isoform X2 — MDHDKKILLIILMYLYVRYFWKRGVKRVRDNDSEMTGHEFTLELLHRNPLQCLEVLRMSRESFVRLCAHFRVNYALKDSKHVSVEEKMAMFLMMIGHNQRYVIIKRRFQHSKQTIHKFFHEVLAKMLLFAHDIIVPTSFNPNPNIPGHNRRLRRVFKGAVGALDGTLIHAVVPANKQDLYRSRGKGDCYQNVLAICDFNMMFTFVVAGWEGIAHDSRILLEALANPHAPFPLPPPDKYYLCDAAYANIRGFMAPYRNVRYWLGDFRRRRALTNKEKFNHGHAKLRNVIERAFGVLKARFPILKRMAPFSLVTQRNITLACFALHNFIRREGLRDEFFARYDEPNVSVRNNNAVVDNDEDEIPTHGTAADREYMSQLRDEIAEQLMQNME, encoded by the exons ATGGATCACGACAAAAAGATACTACTCATAATTCTTATGTACTTGTATGTCCGCTACTTTTGGAAGAGGGGTGTAAAACGAGTGCGGGACAACGATTCGGAAATGACAGGacatgaatttacgttagagttacTTCACCGTAATCCTCTACAATGTCTTGAAGTGTTACGCATGTCTCGTGAATCATTTGTCCGACTATGTGCTCATTTTAGAGTAAACTACGCGTTAAAGGATAGCAAACATGTGTCGGTTGAGGAGAAGATGGCTATGTTTTTGATGATGATCGGTCATAACCAACGTTATGTGATTATCAAGCGGAGATTTCAACACTCAAAGCAAACAATTCATAAGTTTTTTCATGAAGTGTTGGCCAAAATGTTGCTTTTCGCACATGACATTATAGTACCAACATCTTTTAATCCGAATCCAAACATTCCGGGACATAATAGGAGGCTACGACGGGTGTTCAAGGGAGCAGTTGGTGCACTTgatggcactttgatacatgcTGTTGTCCCTGCAAACAAACAGGATTTATATAGAAGTAGGGGAAAAGGCGATTGTTACCAAAACGTATTGGCAATATGTGACTTTAACATGATGTTTACGTTTGTTGTTGCCGGTTGGGAAGGGATAGCACACGATTCTAGAATTTTATTAGAAGCATTAGCAAATCCACATGCACCATTCCCGCTTCCACCTCCAG ATAAATATTATCTATGTGATGCCGCCTATGCAAACATTCGAGGTTTTATGGCACCGTACCGTAATGTTAGGTATTGGCTTGGAGATTTCCGTCGAAGACGTGCATTAAcgaataaagaaaaatttaaccATGGACACGCAAAACTTCGGAATGTCATTGAACGTGCTTTTGGTGTCTTGAAAGCACGATTCCCTATACTGAAGAGGATGGCACCATTCTCGTTGGTTACACAACGAAACATTACTCTAGCATGTTTTGCGCTTCATAATTTTATAAGAAGAGAGGGACTACGTGATGAGTTTTTTGCACGATATGATGAACCAAATGTCTCGGTTCGGAATAACAATGCGGTCGTTGATAATGATGAAGATGAGATTCCAACACATGGTACTGCTGCGGACCGTGAATATATGAGCCAGTTACGGGATGAAATTGCCGAACAATTGATGCAAAATATGGAATGA
- the LOC111885373 gene encoding uncharacterized protein LOC111885373 isoform X3, with translation MGDKHTWTNEQTKCLLQTCIEEVQTVGRKGLSLHKQSWHKLGTTIKEKYGVDLNQRQLKNAYDNLKAKYTGWLYLRNKTGNLYNPQTNTFNLTNEEWEDFKKGHPKAASLKTVPLLFPELCAELFDGSSASGNLSYATSQTPSGSSSFHGAPLQLLDAPSINIDEDDFFSNHTSEHFTQTPPSAASPSADSPYVASPSGNPNKRAKPSTPRPRAPSASPDPPSCASPKASITADDLALEMQKALRHLTQGPTIPQCLEKLELLELDPIDPIRFAAYHIFGGTMNIREMWVNLPNDPQILRGWIEMTATSLGVLKDGKIVR, from the exons ATGGGAGATAAACATACATGGACCAATGAGCAAACAAAATGCTTATTGCAAACTTGTATTGAAGAAGTGCAAACCGTGGGTAGAAAAGGTTTGAGTTTGCACAAACAATCATGGCACAAGTTAGGAACAACTATTAAGGAAAAGTATGGCGTGGATTTGAATCAACGACAATTAAAAAACGCCTATGATAACCTTAAAGCCAAATACACAGGATGGTTATACTTAAGAAACAAAACTGGAAACCTTTACAACCCACAAACAAATACTTTTAACTTAACAAATGAGGAGTGGGAGGACTTTAAAAag GGACATCCGAAAGCTGCTTCTTTGAAAACCGTCCCATTATTGTTTCCAGAGCTTTGTGCAGAACTCTTTGATGGAAGCAGTGCATCTGGTAATCTCAGCTATGCCACATCCCAAACACCATCGGGATCATCTTCTTTCCATGGCGCACCATTACAGCTTTTGGACGCGCCTTCCATTAACATAGATGAAGATGATTTTTTTTCCAATCATACAAGTGAACATTTTACTCAGACTCCACCTTCTGCTGCTTCACCTTCTGCTGATTCACCTTATGTTGCTTCACCTTCTGGTAACCCCAACAAAAGGGCTAAACCTTCAACTCCTAGACCTCGAGCTCCCAGTGCCTCACCTGATCCACCTTCTTGTGCCTCGCCTAAAGCTTCTATTACTGCTGATGATTTAGCACTGGAGATGCAAAAAGCTCTACGCCATTTGACTCAAGGGCCAACAATTCCCCAGTGTTTAGAGAAGCTTGAGTTGCTCGAGTTAGACCCAATAGACCCTATACGATTTGCTGCGTATCACATTTTTGGAGGGACCATGAATATTAGAGAGATGTGGGTAAATTTGCCTAATGATCCACAAATATTAAGAGGATGGATCGAGATGACAGCTACAAGTTTAGGAGTTTTAAAGGATGGAAAGATTGTTCGTtaa